A stretch of Oncorhynchus mykiss isolate Arlee chromosome 12, USDA_OmykA_1.1, whole genome shotgun sequence DNA encodes these proteins:
- the LOC118937771 gene encoding somatostatin receptor type 5-like isoform X2: protein MGHFLIHLPDLQPHPHLPAMNPQDCTSIPGDFNLSSSSRGYSTVTNLFMNESGESAPFQDSSTIITAVISMTVFMVGLLGNTLAIYVVLRYAKMKTVTNMYLLNLALADELYILGLPFLTTQNVLSYWPFGQFLCRVVMTVDSINQFTSTFCLTVMSIDRYLAVVHPIRSVKWRQPKVAKIINGLVWVVSFVVVLPVTIYSDVQDRFNSCNMSWPDPQELWSTVFILYTAILGFFVPLLIICLCYLLIIIKVKSAGARAGLTRRRRSERKVTRMVVIIVVVFVICWLPFFTTNIVNLVFIIPENSVTAGVYFFLVIMTYVNSCANPLLYGFLSDNFKQSFRKVLCLHKANGVGVGDGGDMGSGGGRPISPRLERVETTQQHDPLFTPRIMDFNNGHMQNNQVVCSN from the exons ATGGGCCATTTCCTGATTCATCTCCCTGACCTCcaaccccacccccacctcccCGCTATGAATCCCCAAGACTGCACCTCCATCCCTGGGGATTtcaacctctcctcctcctccaggggCTACTCCACGGTCACCAACCTCTTCATGAATGAGTCCGGCGAGAGCGCTCCCTTCCAGGACAGCAGCACCATTATCACCGCAGTAATCTCTATGACTGTATTCATGGTGGGCCTCCTGGGCAACACGCTGGCCATCTACGTGGTCCTGCGCTATGCCAAGATGAAGACTGTCACCAACATGTACCTTCTGAACTTAGCCCTGGCAGATGAATTGTACATCTTAGGACTTCCCTTCCTGACCACCCAGAACGTGCTCTCTTATTGGCCGTTTGGGCAGTTTCTGTGCCGCGTGGTCATGACGGTAGACTCCATCAACCAGTTCACCAGCACCTTCTGCCTGACCGTGATGAGCATTGACCGCTACCTGGCCGTGGTGCACCCCATTCGGAGCGTCAAGTGGCGGCAACCGAAGGTGGCTAAGATCATAAACGGGTTGGTGTGGGTGGTGTCGTTCGTGGTGGTGCTGCCGGTCACCATCTACTCAGATGTTCAGGACCGCTTCAACTCGTGCAACATGAGCTGGCCTGATCCCCAGGAGCTGTGGTCAACGGTCTTCATCCTCTACACGGCCATCTTGGGCTTCTTCGTCCCCCTGCTGATCATCTGCCTCTGCTACCTGCTCATCATCATCAAG GTGAAGTCTGCCGGGGCCAGAGCGGGCCTGACCAGGCGGCGCCGCTCCGAACGCAAAGTCACCCGCATGGTGGTCATCATCGTGGTGGTCTTTGTCATCTGCTGGCTGCCCTTCTTCACCACCAACATAGTCAACCTCGtcttcatcataccagagaaCAGTGTCACCGCCGGCGTCTACTTCTTCCTGGTCATCATGACCTACGTCAACTCCTGTGCCAACCCGCTCCTCTACGGCTTCCTGTCTGACAACTTCAAGCAGAGCTTCAGGAAGGTCCTGTGTCTCCACAAGGCGAACGGGGTTGGGGTGGGGGACGGAGGAGAcatggggagtggagggggacgTCCCATATCCCCTAGGCTGGAGAGGGTGGAGACGACGCAGCAGCATGACCCGCTCTTCACCCCCCGGATCATGGACTTCAACAATGGACACATGCAGAACAACCAAGTAG TGTGTTCAAATTGA
- the LOC118937771 gene encoding somatostatin receptor type 5-like isoform X1 codes for MGHFLIHLPDLQPHPHLPAMNPQDCTSIPGDFNLSSSSRGYSTVTNLFMNESGESAPFQDSSTIITAVISMTVFMVGLLGNTLAIYVVLRYAKMKTVTNMYLLNLALADELYILGLPFLTTQNVLSYWPFGQFLCRVVMTVDSINQFTSTFCLTVMSIDRYLAVVHPIRSVKWRQPKVAKIINGLVWVVSFVVVLPVTIYSDVQDRFNSCNMSWPDPQELWSTVFILYTAILGFFVPLLIICLCYLLIIIKVKSAGARAGLTRRRRSERKVTRMVVIIVVVFVICWLPFFTTNIVNLVFIIPENSVTAGVYFFLVIMTYVNSCANPLLYGFLSDNFKQSFRKVLCLHKANGVGVGDGGDMGSGGGRPISPRLERVETTQQHDPLFTPRIMDFNNGHMQNNQCVQIETCANMTTELLPLESPVIDQSTL; via the exons ATGGGCCATTTCCTGATTCATCTCCCTGACCTCcaaccccacccccacctcccCGCTATGAATCCCCAAGACTGCACCTCCATCCCTGGGGATTtcaacctctcctcctcctccaggggCTACTCCACGGTCACCAACCTCTTCATGAATGAGTCCGGCGAGAGCGCTCCCTTCCAGGACAGCAGCACCATTATCACCGCAGTAATCTCTATGACTGTATTCATGGTGGGCCTCCTGGGCAACACGCTGGCCATCTACGTGGTCCTGCGCTATGCCAAGATGAAGACTGTCACCAACATGTACCTTCTGAACTTAGCCCTGGCAGATGAATTGTACATCTTAGGACTTCCCTTCCTGACCACCCAGAACGTGCTCTCTTATTGGCCGTTTGGGCAGTTTCTGTGCCGCGTGGTCATGACGGTAGACTCCATCAACCAGTTCACCAGCACCTTCTGCCTGACCGTGATGAGCATTGACCGCTACCTGGCCGTGGTGCACCCCATTCGGAGCGTCAAGTGGCGGCAACCGAAGGTGGCTAAGATCATAAACGGGTTGGTGTGGGTGGTGTCGTTCGTGGTGGTGCTGCCGGTCACCATCTACTCAGATGTTCAGGACCGCTTCAACTCGTGCAACATGAGCTGGCCTGATCCCCAGGAGCTGTGGTCAACGGTCTTCATCCTCTACACGGCCATCTTGGGCTTCTTCGTCCCCCTGCTGATCATCTGCCTCTGCTACCTGCTCATCATCATCAAG GTGAAGTCTGCCGGGGCCAGAGCGGGCCTGACCAGGCGGCGCCGCTCCGAACGCAAAGTCACCCGCATGGTGGTCATCATCGTGGTGGTCTTTGTCATCTGCTGGCTGCCCTTCTTCACCACCAACATAGTCAACCTCGtcttcatcataccagagaaCAGTGTCACCGCCGGCGTCTACTTCTTCCTGGTCATCATGACCTACGTCAACTCCTGTGCCAACCCGCTCCTCTACGGCTTCCTGTCTGACAACTTCAAGCAGAGCTTCAGGAAGGTCCTGTGTCTCCACAAGGCGAACGGGGTTGGGGTGGGGGACGGAGGAGAcatggggagtggagggggacgTCCCATATCCCCTAGGCTGGAGAGGGTGGAGACGACGCAGCAGCATGACCCGCTCTTCACCCCCCGGATCATGGACTTCAACAATGGACACATGCAGAACAACCAA TGTGTTCAAATTGAGACTTGTGCCAACATGACGACGGAGCTTCTGCCCTTAGAGAGCCCAGTGATTGATCAGTCTACGCTATGA